In the Myxococcota bacterium genome, one interval contains:
- a CDS encoding FG-GAP-like repeat-containing protein has translation MTSFTGRSTVSWWAGITLSFASLQAHAGLAPTPSATLAEPTQVTQVSAGGDLNGDGYSDLVVAVLGDVRVYLGGPGGVAAVPDWEALGSAAALFGSGATCAGDLNGDGIDDLIVVESGGDLPSGSSAPGSIYVWFGRTDLGTAPDGGLMAPALLPDWVAHLSGTVGGNVNVAYSVSPAGDLNHDGYGDFVVGDPGLLSGTGGHAWVWLGGPTFAASSGGSEAGAAWTASGPTLGWSVAGAGDINGDGFDDLAVGAPSVPTGGAVLVYFGQAAFQARAPGTLANADYQWLGSASGASQLGQAVSAAGDTNADGYADLIATGGGHFRLLAGGASPPGPAEIWAFDTSAPGTVSSDPVSAVDVNGDGVADLVYGSGSGLVVSVSFGRAGTGPVVPPTADESRPGSLGLLKTWATGAGDLNGDGFGDIATVSTSTASGATVSVYLGGSYPNGRSAGYFSSAAGTAYGASIGSGGDINGDGYSDYLIGESLASNGGRFHVVYGGACGPACGPQPSEPASWQSGQQAAFQGSQVTGVNDLNGDGYDDVVVSASGWDSTVQGATVSDVGRIQVYLGGPAGLAATPSFTFLGEAAGDQLGTSVGAAGDVNGDGLGDFIVGAPNASVGGVPFLGKVYLFLGAATPVGVVPTPAWTQSGTDAHQLLGIRVAGAGDVNRDGRSDVIVGEADAVTGTVVQAKVYLGQAGGLAATPAAILTGFAHGSGFAVASAGDVNGDGYADVAFGEPQWTGPLGASQGVMRVFLGQPGGVSTSAATEIDGPASGARFGTAIGGGGDVNGDGYGDLIVGADGAASNQGIARVYLGGPSGLAGNFAAELPAIASAGDHYGLGVALNLDVNGDGLADAIVSSYQLDQLVNPHGSVFVHFGGGALGSPRPQRMRRALSSTPIAFLGTTHPEVDGMEFDVQSHLRSAAGRALVRLQLETKPLATPFDGTGLVTSGASSTGVGGFDLTTPSSCPLGGVCHWRWRILTHHPLFPTTPWYSPPGNSPGEMDVRAGGDTDGDGVIDALDNCPTVSNPGPIQADSDGDGVGDACDNCTLVANPRVPATFLASNPWATLTGGQRDDDGDGFGNPCDGDFPGTSQGGNLNAADTAQYKASAGRDRTTDTCGTSHTVPCAVFDLNLGQNTDGVNNINAADTARFKLLAGRPAGPKCASCPLPCEAGAQGMCPFQ, from the coding sequence GTGACGTCTTTCACGGGCCGGTCCACGGTCTCGTGGTGGGCCGGAATCACGCTGTCATTCGCTTCGCTCCAAGCCCACGCCGGGCTGGCGCCGACCCCGAGCGCGACCCTGGCGGAGCCCACCCAGGTCACTCAAGTCTCCGCCGGGGGCGATCTGAACGGCGATGGCTACAGCGATCTCGTCGTCGCTGTCCTGGGGGACGTGCGCGTGTATCTCGGCGGGCCGGGCGGGGTGGCGGCCGTCCCGGACTGGGAGGCCTTGGGGTCAGCGGCCGCGTTGTTCGGCTCGGGGGCAACCTGCGCCGGTGACCTGAACGGCGATGGCATCGACGACCTGATCGTGGTGGAGAGCGGGGGCGATCTTCCGTCGGGGTCGAGCGCGCCCGGCAGCATCTACGTCTGGTTCGGGCGAACCGATCTCGGCACGGCGCCGGACGGCGGGCTCATGGCGCCCGCCTTGCTGCCCGATTGGGTTGCCCACCTGAGCGGTACGGTCGGGGGTAACGTCAACGTGGCGTACTCGGTCTCTCCCGCGGGAGATCTCAATCATGACGGCTACGGTGACTTCGTCGTCGGAGATCCGGGCCTCCTGAGTGGCACAGGAGGCCACGCCTGGGTCTGGCTCGGTGGGCCGACCTTCGCGGCGTCGAGCGGCGGCAGTGAAGCGGGCGCGGCTTGGACGGCGAGTGGCCCGACGTTGGGCTGGTCCGTGGCGGGGGCTGGAGACATCAATGGCGATGGCTTCGACGACCTCGCCGTCGGCGCTCCCTCCGTCCCGACTGGCGGCGCCGTTCTGGTGTACTTCGGCCAGGCGGCATTCCAAGCCCGCGCGCCGGGAACCCTCGCCAACGCGGACTACCAGTGGCTCGGCAGCGCTTCCGGGGCCTCGCAGCTCGGTCAAGCGGTCAGTGCAGCGGGAGATACCAACGCCGACGGATACGCCGACCTGATCGCGACCGGAGGCGGTCACTTCCGGCTGCTCGCGGGCGGCGCATCGCCACCAGGGCCCGCGGAGATCTGGGCGTTCGACACCAGCGCTCCGGGCACGGTCTCTTCCGATCCCGTCTCCGCGGTCGACGTGAACGGAGACGGAGTCGCGGACCTGGTCTATGGCTCGGGATCGGGCTTGGTGGTGTCGGTCTCCTTCGGCCGCGCAGGAACCGGGCCGGTGGTACCTCCAACAGCCGACGAATCGCGCCCGGGCTCCCTCGGCTTGCTCAAGACCTGGGCCACTGGGGCGGGCGACCTGAACGGCGACGGCTTCGGCGACATTGCAACGGTCTCGACGTCCACCGCCAGCGGCGCAACGGTCAGCGTCTATCTCGGGGGGAGCTACCCGAATGGTCGATCCGCAGGGTATTTCAGCTCGGCCGCCGGCACCGCGTACGGGGCCAGCATCGGGTCGGGCGGCGACATCAACGGCGACGGCTACAGCGACTATCTGATCGGCGAATCGCTGGCCAGCAATGGCGGGCGCTTTCACGTCGTGTATGGCGGCGCGTGCGGTCCTGCCTGCGGGCCGCAGCCGAGCGAGCCCGCTTCGTGGCAGAGCGGTCAGCAGGCGGCTTTCCAGGGCTCGCAAGTCACCGGCGTGAACGACCTGAACGGCGACGGCTACGACGACGTGGTGGTGAGTGCCTCAGGCTGGGACAGCACCGTACAGGGCGCCACGGTCTCGGACGTGGGACGCATCCAGGTGTATCTCGGGGGACCGGCGGGTCTCGCGGCGACGCCGAGCTTCACCTTCCTGGGCGAAGCCGCGGGCGATCAGCTCGGGACCTCGGTCGGGGCAGCCGGGGACGTGAACGGCGACGGCCTCGGAGATTTCATCGTGGGCGCACCCAACGCCTCCGTCGGCGGGGTCCCGTTCCTCGGCAAGGTCTATCTGTTCCTGGGCGCGGCGACACCGGTCGGTGTCGTGCCGACTCCCGCTTGGACTCAGTCGGGCACCGACGCGCACCAGCTCTTGGGGATTCGCGTCGCGGGCGCTGGCGATGTCAACCGCGACGGCCGCAGCGACGTCATCGTGGGTGAGGCGGACGCCGTGACCGGTACAGTGGTGCAGGCCAAGGTGTATCTCGGCCAGGCCGGCGGGCTCGCGGCCACGCCCGCAGCCATACTGACCGGCTTTGCGCACGGCAGCGGCTTCGCCGTCGCCTCCGCGGGCGACGTGAATGGCGACGGCTATGCCGACGTGGCGTTCGGCGAGCCGCAGTGGACCGGCCCGCTCGGGGCTTCGCAGGGAGTGATGCGGGTGTTCCTGGGCCAGCCCGGAGGCGTGAGCACGAGCGCAGCGACGGAGATCGACGGCCCGGCGAGCGGCGCCCGCTTCGGCACCGCGATCGGCGGCGGCGGAGACGTGAACGGGGACGGGTACGGCGATCTGATCGTCGGCGCGGACGGAGCGGCGAGCAACCAGGGCATTGCCCGAGTGTATCTCGGCGGCCCGAGCGGACTCGCTGGCAACTTCGCGGCCGAGCTGCCGGCGATCGCGTCGGCAGGGGATCACTACGGTCTGGGCGTGGCCCTGAACCTCGACGTGAACGGCGACGGTCTTGCAGACGCGATCGTCAGCTCGTATCAGCTCGACCAGCTGGTGAACCCCCACGGGAGCGTGTTCGTCCACTTCGGAGGTGGAGCGCTCGGCTCACCCAGGCCGCAGCGCATGCGCCGCGCGCTCTCGTCGACGCCGATCGCCTTCCTGGGCACGACTCACCCCGAGGTCGACGGGATGGAGTTCGACGTGCAGAGCCACCTGCGCAGCGCAGCGGGGCGTGCGCTCGTGCGACTGCAGCTCGAGACGAAGCCGCTCGCGACGCCCTTCGACGGCACCGGTCTGGTCACCTCCGGCGCGAGCTCGACCGGAGTCGGCGGCTTCGACCTGACGACCCCGTCGAGCTGTCCGTTGGGCGGCGTGTGTCACTGGCGCTGGCGGATCCTCACTCATCACCCGCTGTTCCCCACCACCCCCTGGTACTCGCCGCCGGGCAACTCACCCGGCGAAATGGATGTTCGCGCAGGCGGTGACACCGACGGCGACGGCGTGATCGACGCATTGGACAACTGCCCGACCGTCTCGAACCCCGGCCCGATCCAAGCCGACAGCGACGGCGACGGCGTGGGCGATGCCTGCGACAACTGCACGCTCGTCGCCAACCCGAGGGTCCCGGCGACGTTCCTCGCCAGCAACCCTTGGGCCACGCTCACCGGCGGCCAGCGCGACGACGACGGCGACGGCTTCGGCAACCCGTGCGACGGGGACTTCCCGGGCACGAGCCAGGGCGGGAACCTGAACGCCGCCGACACGGCGCAGTACAAGGCCTCGGCAGGCCGCGACCGCACGACGGACACCTGCGGCACGAGTCACACGGTGCCCTGCGCCGTCTTCGACCTGAACCTCGGCCAGAACACGGACGGCGTGAACAACATCAACGCCGCGGATACCGCCCGCTTCAAGCTCTTGGCCGGCCGGCCCGCTGGCCCCAAGTGCGCGAGCTGCCCGCTCCCATGCGAGGCGGGGGCGCAGGGGATGTGTCCGTTCCAGTAG
- a CDS encoding SulP family inorganic anion transporter has translation MPGYRREWLAADLTAGVVAAAVVIPKAMAFATIAGLPVAVGLYTVLLPPLVYAALGTSRPLSVSTTTTIAILVFAGLRAVVPGGDAAQLAQATTTLAVLVGAMLFGAGLLRLGFVANFISDPVLAGFKSGVGLVIVADQLPKLLGIHIEKTAFLRDLWSVAQQLSQISTPTLGLSLAVLALMFALERFAPRSPVPLIAIAVGIAASHWLGLSVSTVGDVPRDLPVLTLPHPELALRMWPGAIGIALMSFTESIAAARAFAHPDEPRPQPNRELLALGLANAAGGLFGGMPAGGGTTQTAVNRLAGARTQVAELVTAATALGALLLLAPVIAQMPNAVLAAVVVVYSVTLIKPAEFRAIARVRRTEFWWALIAFAGVALLGTLQGIVVAVIASLLSLAHQTWDPPVYVVGRKRGTDVFRPLTSEHPDDETFPGLLLLRLEGRLFFANAQRVADKILALIEAQHPSVVVLDCSALVDIEYTAMKMLVEAEPKARKAGVELWLAALNPEVLAVVKRSPLGDSLGRHGLVFNLELAVSQFEKTLRPTH, from the coding sequence ATGCCCGGTTACCGCAGGGAATGGCTCGCGGCGGACCTCACCGCGGGCGTGGTCGCCGCCGCCGTCGTGATTCCCAAGGCGATGGCCTTCGCCACCATCGCCGGTCTGCCGGTCGCGGTCGGGCTCTACACGGTGCTCCTGCCGCCGCTGGTCTACGCGGCGCTCGGCACTTCGCGCCCGCTCAGCGTGTCGACCACGACCACGATCGCGATCCTGGTGTTCGCCGGCCTGCGCGCCGTGGTGCCGGGCGGCGACGCGGCGCAGCTCGCGCAGGCCACGACCACGCTCGCGGTCCTGGTGGGCGCGATGCTCTTCGGCGCGGGGCTCTTGCGGCTGGGGTTCGTGGCGAACTTCATCTCCGATCCCGTGCTCGCGGGCTTCAAGTCGGGTGTCGGGCTCGTGATCGTGGCCGATCAGCTGCCCAAGCTGCTCGGGATCCACATCGAGAAGACGGCGTTCCTGCGCGACCTGTGGTCGGTCGCGCAGCAGCTGTCTCAGATCTCGACGCCCACGCTGGGGCTCTCGCTGGCGGTGCTCGCGCTGATGTTCGCGCTCGAGCGCTTCGCGCCGCGCTCGCCGGTGCCGCTGATCGCGATCGCGGTCGGGATCGCGGCCTCGCATTGGCTGGGCTTGAGTGTCTCGACCGTGGGTGACGTTCCGCGCGACCTGCCCGTGCTGACGCTGCCGCACCCCGAGCTCGCGCTGCGCATGTGGCCGGGCGCGATCGGCATTGCGCTCATGAGCTTCACCGAGAGCATCGCCGCCGCGCGCGCCTTCGCGCATCCCGACGAGCCGCGGCCGCAGCCCAATCGCGAGCTGCTCGCGCTGGGGCTGGCGAACGCGGCGGGCGGTCTGTTCGGCGGCATGCCCGCGGGCGGCGGCACGACCCAGACCGCGGTGAATCGCCTGGCCGGCGCGCGCACGCAGGTCGCCGAGCTGGTGACTGCCGCGACCGCCCTGGGCGCGCTGCTCTTGCTGGCGCCGGTGATCGCGCAGATGCCCAATGCGGTGCTGGCGGCGGTGGTCGTGGTGTACTCGGTGACTCTGATCAAGCCGGCCGAGTTCCGCGCGATCGCGCGCGTGCGCAGAACCGAGTTCTGGTGGGCGCTGATCGCGTTCGCCGGTGTGGCGCTCTTGGGCACTCTGCAGGGGATCGTGGTGGCGGTGATCGCCTCGCTGCTCTCGCTCGCGCACCAGACCTGGGACCCGCCCGTGTACGTGGTCGGCCGCAAGCGCGGCACCGACGTGTTCCGGCCACTCACTTCCGAGCATCCCGACGACGAAACGTTCCCGGGGCTGCTCCTGCTGCGGCTCGAGGGACGGCTGTTCTTCGCCAACGCGCAGCGCGTGGCCGACAAGATCCTGGCGCTGATCGAGGCGCAGCATCCGTCGGTGGTGGTGCTCGATTGCAGCGCGCTCGTCGACATCGAGTACACGGCGATGAAGATGCTGGTCGAGGCCGAGCCCAAGGCGCGCAAGGCGGGAGTCGAGCTGTGGCTGGCCGCGCTGAACCCCGAGGTGCTGGCGGTGGTGAAGCGCTCGCCGCTCGGGGACTCACTCGGCCGGCACGGCCTGGTGTTCAACCTGGAGCTGGCGGTCTCGCAGTTCGAGAAGACGCTCCGGCCGACTCACTAG